A region from the Streptosporangium sp. NBC_01756 genome encodes:
- a CDS encoding ABC transporter ATP-binding protein, translating into MIIELRSASVRYQTTGRQVLSGVDLAVGPGDLALVSGPSGGGKSTLLRLLNGLIPHAYRAEVTGEIVVGGRPVAEQSIRQLSTTVGTLLQDPHKQIVGTTVDTELAFGPENLGLPRAEIRHRIAEVTERVGIRHLMGRPTAELSGGELQMVAFAGVLVMRPQVVLVDEPLANLDLEASLRLMRELRRFVDEGGAAVVVEHRVEEILEFEPTRVLYLEDGRSSYTGDVTGFLASAPVDHVKLPFGTLVARAAELPAVPDGPRRDRTSGPLAAPEGPRHVPTGAAPRLDYRGVALGYGGRAVLDGVDLTFGTHERVAVLGRNGAGKSTLLRAAVRLLEPLRGAVHVDGAPVTERSTLDLATTFGYVFQNPGQALFCATVGDELAFGPRNLGWPDEEIRRVSEEALRAMLLDGETDVMDRSPRTLSFGQQRRLTVALALAMRPRTLILDEPTAGQDLHTTTRFMTQVLAATESVYFITHDVDLALTSADRIVVVDGGRVVADAAPAELARDADIWSRAGLRQTSLVRAIRDHVQDARGIPHPFDLARLIPHPEGTSPS; encoded by the coding sequence GTGATCATCGAGCTGCGGTCCGCCTCGGTCCGCTACCAGACCACCGGCCGGCAGGTGCTCTCCGGAGTCGACCTCGCCGTGGGCCCCGGAGACCTCGCACTGGTCAGCGGGCCCTCCGGTGGGGGCAAGAGCACCCTGCTCCGGCTGCTCAACGGGCTCATCCCGCACGCCTACCGGGCTGAGGTGACCGGTGAGATCGTGGTCGGCGGGCGGCCGGTGGCCGAACAGAGCATCAGGCAGCTGTCCACCACCGTCGGCACCCTCCTCCAGGATCCGCACAAGCAGATCGTCGGCACCACCGTCGACACCGAGCTGGCCTTCGGCCCGGAGAACCTGGGGCTGCCCAGAGCCGAGATCCGCCACCGGATCGCGGAGGTGACCGAGCGGGTGGGCATCCGGCACCTCATGGGCCGGCCCACCGCCGAGCTGAGCGGCGGCGAGCTGCAGATGGTCGCCTTCGCCGGGGTGCTGGTGATGCGGCCCCAGGTCGTCCTGGTGGACGAGCCGCTGGCCAACCTCGACCTGGAGGCGAGCCTGCGGCTGATGCGCGAGCTGCGCCGGTTCGTCGACGAGGGCGGGGCCGCCGTGGTCGTCGAGCACCGGGTCGAGGAGATCCTGGAGTTCGAGCCCACCCGGGTCCTCTACCTGGAGGACGGGCGGAGCAGCTACACGGGCGACGTGACCGGGTTCCTGGCGTCCGCACCGGTGGACCATGTGAAGCTGCCCTTCGGGACGCTGGTGGCGCGGGCCGCCGAGCTGCCCGCCGTACCGGACGGCCCGCGCCGCGACCGGACCTCCGGGCCGCTCGCCGCACCGGAAGGCCCGCGCCACGTGCCGACGGGGGCCGCGCCCCGGCTGGACTACCGGGGGGTCGCGCTGGGATACGGCGGCAGGGCCGTGCTGGACGGCGTGGACCTGACGTTCGGGACCCACGAACGGGTCGCGGTCCTCGGGCGCAACGGGGCGGGGAAGTCCACCCTGCTGCGCGCCGCCGTACGGCTCCTCGAACCGCTGCGCGGCGCCGTCCACGTGGACGGCGCGCCGGTCACCGAGCGCTCGACCCTGGATCTGGCGACCACCTTCGGATACGTCTTCCAGAACCCCGGCCAGGCGCTGTTCTGCGCGACGGTCGGCGACGAGCTGGCCTTCGGCCCGCGCAACCTCGGCTGGCCGGACGAGGAGATCCGGCGGGTCTCGGAGGAGGCGCTGCGCGCGATGCTCCTCGACGGCGAGACCGACGTCATGGACCGTTCGCCGCGCACGCTCTCCTTCGGCCAGCAGCGCCGCCTCACCGTCGCGCTGGCCCTGGCCATGCGGCCCCGCACGCTCATCCTCGACGAGCCCACCGCGGGCCAGGACCTGCACACCACCACGCGGTTCATGACCCAGGTCCTGGCCGCCACCGAGAGCGTCTACTTCATCACCCACGACGTCGACCTGGCGCTGACCTCAGCCGACCGGATCGTCGTCGTCGACGGAGGCCGCGTCGTCGCCGACGCCGCCCCCGCCGAACTGGCCCGCGACGCGGACATCTGGTCCCGTGCCGGGCTCCGCCAGACCAGCCTGGTCCGGGCCATCCGTGACCATGTCCAGGACGCGCGGGGGATTCCCCATCCGTTCGACCTCGCGCGCCTCATCCCCCACCCGGAAGGAACATCCCCTTCATGA
- a CDS encoding adenosylhomocysteinase: protein MLTEIRDAALQARGRERIAWARRFMPVLGAVAGELDLTGRRVGLVLVLEPKTANLALALRDAGADVVVTCPAGETDDETAAALAAEGVSVLARSDASPEQDRDFALRMLRRRPDVLVDDGSRVVRLAHAEGLLDGLIGAAEETTSGLRPLRVMADRGELRIPVLAVNDARSKYLFDNVHGTGQSCVMAALDLTGLQLAGTVCVVAGYGYVGQGVARYARALGARVIVTEVEPFAALRAHHEGFEVRLLLDACPEAGLVFSATGVAHTITREHLRTMSPGAVVAVAGGVPEEVETGDVPPGVTVLAEGECVNCAAAEGNPIEIMDLSLSVQALAVDHLVTHGPAMTPAVHLMPGELDERVARLKLNALGVGLDTPSALQRAFLERGL from the coding sequence GTGTTGACCGAGATCAGGGACGCCGCGCTCCAGGCGCGCGGCCGGGAGCGGATCGCCTGGGCGCGGCGCTTCATGCCGGTGCTCGGCGCCGTCGCCGGAGAGCTCGACCTGACCGGGCGCAGGGTCGGCCTGGTGCTCGTACTGGAGCCCAAGACCGCGAACCTGGCCCTGGCGCTCCGGGACGCCGGGGCGGACGTGGTGGTGACCTGCCCGGCGGGCGAGACCGACGACGAGACGGCGGCGGCCCTGGCGGCCGAGGGCGTCTCCGTCCTTGCCCGCTCGGACGCCTCGCCCGAGCAGGACCGCGACTTCGCGCTGCGCATGCTCCGCCGCCGGCCGGACGTGCTGGTCGACGACGGCTCCAGGGTCGTACGGCTGGCCCACGCCGAAGGTCTGCTGGACGGGCTGATCGGCGCGGCCGAGGAGACGACCAGCGGCCTGCGCCCGCTCCGGGTCATGGCCGACCGGGGCGAGCTGCGGATTCCGGTGCTGGCCGTCAACGACGCCCGCTCGAAATACCTGTTCGACAACGTGCACGGCACCGGCCAGTCTTGCGTGATGGCCGCTCTGGACCTGACCGGTCTCCAGCTCGCCGGGACCGTCTGCGTGGTGGCCGGCTACGGATACGTCGGCCAGGGCGTGGCCCGCTACGCCAGGGCGCTCGGCGCCCGGGTGATCGTGACCGAGGTGGAGCCGTTCGCGGCGCTGCGCGCCCACCACGAGGGGTTCGAGGTCCGCCTGCTCCTCGACGCCTGCCCGGAGGCCGGCCTGGTTTTCTCCGCGACCGGTGTGGCACACACGATCACCCGTGAGCACCTGCGCACCATGAGTCCCGGTGCCGTGGTGGCCGTCGCCGGAGGCGTGCCCGAGGAGGTCGAGACCGGCGACGTGCCGCCAGGCGTCACCGTGCTGGCCGAGGGGGAGTGCGTGAACTGCGCGGCGGCCGAGGGCAACCCGATCGAGATCATGGATCTCTCGCTGTCGGTGCAGGCGCTCGCCGTGGACCACCTGGTGACCCACGGTCCGGCGATGACGCCCGCCGTCCATCTCATGCCCGGCGAACTGGACGAGCGGGTCGCCCGGCTCAAACTGAACGCGCTGGGAGTCGGCCTCGACACGCCGTCCGCCCTGCAGCGCGCGTTCCTGGAAAGAGGCTTGTGA
- a CDS encoding CASTOR/POLLUX-related putative ion channel: MSRATVRERVRYWFDTAMSKGTVALIGWLGLISLGLILLVTLLSLWLTPAEAAEHDGFAGMLWATLMRTLSPGKVAGDTGSAPFIALMFAASLGGIFIVSALVGVLANGLMTKFERLRKGRSRVIETGHIVILGWSDQVFTIITELVQAHASERGSVIAILADRDKLAMDDDLRQHVGETGRTKLVCRTGRPTEPADLDLMNLGAARSVVVLSPQGDDPDAHVIKTLLALAKCEGDRPPVVAAIASTANMGAARLAGGPEVHLVDSDDTASRLIVQSSRQSGTSVVCMDLLNFSGGEIYLRSDADLAGLTYGEALPAYQTATVIGLRRDGRVMLNPAMDTVIDAADEVIVIAQDDSMIHLADGMPQAQEEAIVSVEPERPGPERTLILNWNGRGRHIIRCLDGYVAPGSVLDIASDHPDAATGFEGLVNLTVNVKGCETTDRYALEALGLGVYQHVVVLSDDRHPAGHADTRTLMTLLQLRDMQTSLGERYSIVSEMHDESNRALAEVTRADDIVISDTVIGLLLAQLTENQHLAEVFGYLFDSRGSEIYPRPAGDYVRTGVPITFASVIESARRRGESAIGYRLVDQVNEAPHFGVILNPDKSRILRLGPGDSVIVLAEH, from the coding sequence GTGTCCAGGGCTACGGTCCGCGAACGGGTGCGCTACTGGTTCGACACGGCCATGTCGAAAGGCACCGTGGCCCTGATCGGCTGGCTCGGTCTGATCTCCCTCGGGTTGATCCTGCTGGTCACCCTGCTGAGCCTGTGGCTGACCCCGGCGGAGGCGGCCGAGCACGACGGCTTCGCCGGCATGCTGTGGGCCACACTCATGCGCACGCTGAGCCCCGGCAAGGTCGCCGGCGACACCGGGAGCGCGCCGTTCATCGCGCTGATGTTCGCCGCGTCGCTGGGCGGGATCTTCATCGTGAGCGCGCTGGTCGGGGTGCTCGCCAACGGGCTCATGACCAAGTTCGAGCGGCTGCGCAAGGGCAGGTCGCGGGTCATCGAGACCGGGCACATCGTGATCCTGGGCTGGTCGGACCAGGTTTTCACGATCATCACCGAGCTGGTCCAGGCACACGCCAGCGAGCGGGGGTCGGTCATCGCGATCCTGGCCGACAGGGACAAGCTCGCCATGGACGACGATCTCCGTCAGCACGTGGGGGAGACCGGCAGGACCAAGCTGGTCTGCCGGACCGGGCGGCCCACCGAGCCGGCCGACCTCGACCTGATGAACCTCGGCGCGGCCCGCTCGGTGGTCGTGCTGTCCCCCCAGGGCGACGACCCCGACGCGCACGTCATCAAGACGCTGCTCGCCCTGGCCAAGTGCGAGGGCGACCGCCCGCCGGTGGTGGCCGCCATCGCGAGCACCGCGAACATGGGCGCCGCCCGGCTGGCGGGCGGCCCGGAGGTCCACCTCGTCGACTCCGACGACACCGCCTCCCGGCTCATCGTGCAGTCGTCGCGCCAGTCGGGCACGTCCGTGGTCTGCATGGACCTGCTCAACTTCTCCGGTGGCGAGATCTACCTGCGCTCCGACGCGGACCTGGCCGGCCTGACGTACGGCGAGGCGCTCCCGGCCTACCAGACCGCCACGGTCATCGGCCTGCGCCGGGACGGCCGCGTCATGCTGAACCCCGCGATGGACACCGTGATCGACGCGGCGGACGAGGTCATCGTGATCGCCCAGGACGACTCGATGATCCACCTGGCCGACGGCATGCCGCAGGCCCAGGAGGAGGCGATCGTCTCGGTCGAGCCCGAGAGGCCCGGCCCGGAGCGGACCCTGATCCTCAACTGGAACGGCCGGGGCCGCCACATCATCCGGTGCCTCGACGGCTACGTCGCCCCCGGCTCCGTCCTGGACATCGCCTCCGACCACCCCGACGCCGCGACCGGCTTCGAGGGCCTGGTCAACCTCACGGTGAACGTCAAGGGCTGCGAGACCACCGACCGCTACGCGCTGGAGGCCTTGGGGCTGGGGGTCTACCAGCACGTGGTCGTGCTCTCCGACGACCGCCACCCCGCCGGCCACGCCGACACCCGGACGCTGATGACCCTGCTCCAGCTCCGCGACATGCAGACCTCACTCGGCGAGCGATACTCCATCGTCAGCGAGATGCACGACGAGAGCAATCGCGCCCTGGCCGAGGTCACCCGGGCCGACGACATCGTGATCAGCGACACGGTCATCGGCCTGCTCCTGGCGCAGCTCACCGAGAACCAGCATCTGGCCGAGGTGTTCGGCTACCTCTTCGACTCCCGCGGTTCGGAGATCTACCCCCGTCCGGCCGGTGACTACGTCCGGACCGGGGTGCCGATCACCTTCGCCTCGGTGATCGAGTCCGCCCGCCGCCGGGGCGAGAGCGCGATCGGCTACCGGCTGGTGGACCAGGTGAACGAGGCCCCCCACTTCGGGGTCATCCTCAACCCGGACAAGTCGCGCATCCTCCGCCTCGGCCCCGGCGACTCGGTGATCGTCCTCGCCGAGCACTGA
- a CDS encoding sulfite exporter TauE/SafE family protein: MRALILLGLVGLLAQLVDGSLGMAYGVTSTTLLLAIGTNAAAASATVHLAEIGTTLASGISHWRFDNIDWKVVAKIGIPGAVGAFAGATFLSSLSTEVAAPIMSIILLTLGVYILIRFTAFGLPRGNLGKPLRKRFLAPLGLVAGFVDATGGGGWGPVGTPAILASGRIPPRKVIGSIDASEFLVAIAASLGFLVGIGSENIDFAWVGVLLLGGVIAAPIAAWLVRHIPPRILGSAVGGVIILTNVRTLLRSDWIDASGGVQTIAYITIALIWAAAIAYSVREYRRDQANESVEAIEAELRQREAEEETAPA; encoded by the coding sequence GTGCGCGCACTCATCCTGCTCGGGCTGGTCGGGCTCCTCGCCCAGCTCGTCGACGGCAGCCTGGGCATGGCCTACGGCGTGACCTCGACCACTCTGCTGCTCGCCATCGGAACCAACGCGGCGGCCGCTTCGGCCACCGTGCATCTGGCCGAGATCGGCACCACGCTGGCTTCCGGCATCTCGCACTGGCGCTTCGACAACATCGACTGGAAAGTCGTCGCCAAGATCGGTATCCCCGGCGCCGTCGGCGCGTTCGCCGGTGCGACGTTCCTGTCCAGCCTGTCGACCGAGGTCGCGGCCCCGATCATGTCGATCATCCTGCTGACGCTGGGCGTGTACATCCTGATCCGCTTCACCGCCTTCGGCCTGCCGCGCGGCAATCTGGGCAAGCCGTTGCGCAAGCGCTTTTTGGCGCCGCTCGGTCTGGTCGCCGGCTTCGTCGACGCCACCGGCGGCGGTGGCTGGGGCCCGGTCGGCACCCCGGCCATCCTGGCCAGCGGCCGCATCCCCCCGCGCAAGGTGATCGGCTCCATCGACGCCAGCGAGTTTCTCGTCGCCATCGCGGCCAGCCTCGGCTTCCTGGTCGGCATCGGCTCCGAGAACATCGACTTCGCCTGGGTCGGCGTGCTGCTGCTCGGTGGCGTGATCGCCGCCCCGATCGCCGCTTGGCTGGTGCGCCACATCCCACCGCGCATCCTCGGCTCGGCCGTCGGCGGCGTCATCATCCTCACCAACGTCCGCACGCTGCTGCGCAGCGACTGGATCGACGCCTCCGGTGGCGTGCAGACCATCGCCTACATCACCATCGCGCTCATCTGGGCCGCCGCGATCGCCTACTCCGTGCGCGAGTACCGCCGCGACCAGGCCAACGAGTCGGTCGAGGCGATCGAGGCCGAGCTGCGGCAGCGCGAGGCCGAGGAGGAGACCGCCCCGGCCTGA
- a CDS encoding alpha-amylase family protein, producing the protein MRLTYTADLWWKNAVVYCLDVETYKDGNGDGIGDFRGLTQQIDHLDRLGVTCIWLMPFFPSPSRDDGYDISDFYSVDPRLGTLGDFVEFMRTARDRGMRVIADLVVNHTSDEHPWFKEARASRDSAKRDWYIWQDDPDPVDPKAIVFPDKEDSLWELDKKTGQYYYHSFYRFQPDLNTANPEVRDEIARILGFWMELGLSGFRVDAVPFLIDGIGGDPHEFLADLRAFMNRRDGTSILLGEVNLPYPELMEYFGDSDNGDEVTMCFDFIAMQRFHLSMARQNPELLAEALRERPEPPDDSQWAMFVRNHDELTLDKLTEAQKQEVFEAFGPDKDMQLYDRGLRRRLPPMLGGDQRRLKLAYSVLFSLPGTPVLFYGEEIGLGENLEGEGRMAVRIPMQWSASGGFSPDPKTAVPAPTGEFGPRNVNVHDQRRDPDSLLKWIMLLIERYRESPELAWGRYEVLDAGDEAVLAHRADADGGTVIAVHNFADRKAKVELVLDGLGHCDVLTDLLVDGSLDLPSDGRVTFGLEPYGTRWLRAAVPDEPLEDSSAKSG; encoded by the coding sequence ATGCGACTGACCTACACGGCTGATCTGTGGTGGAAGAACGCGGTGGTCTACTGCCTGGACGTCGAGACCTACAAGGACGGGAACGGCGACGGCATCGGCGACTTCCGCGGCCTCACCCAGCAGATCGACCATCTGGACCGGCTCGGGGTGACCTGCATCTGGCTGATGCCCTTCTTCCCCAGTCCCAGCCGCGACGACGGCTACGACATCAGCGACTTCTACTCGGTGGATCCCCGGCTGGGCACCCTGGGGGACTTCGTGGAGTTCATGCGCACCGCCAGGGACCGGGGCATGCGGGTGATCGCCGACCTGGTGGTCAACCACACCTCCGACGAGCATCCCTGGTTCAAGGAGGCGCGTGCCAGCCGGGACTCGGCCAAGCGGGACTGGTACATCTGGCAGGACGACCCCGACCCCGTCGATCCCAAGGCCATCGTCTTCCCCGACAAGGAGGACAGCCTCTGGGAGCTCGACAAGAAGACCGGTCAGTACTACTACCACAGCTTCTACCGGTTCCAGCCCGACCTCAACACGGCCAACCCGGAGGTCCGCGACGAGATCGCGCGCATCCTCGGCTTCTGGATGGAGCTCGGGCTGTCCGGCTTCCGGGTGGACGCGGTGCCGTTCCTGATCGACGGCATCGGCGGCGACCCGCACGAGTTCCTCGCCGACCTGCGCGCCTTCATGAACCGCCGCGACGGCACCTCGATCCTGCTGGGCGAGGTCAACCTCCCCTATCCGGAGCTGATGGAGTACTTCGGTGACAGCGACAACGGCGACGAGGTCACGATGTGCTTCGACTTCATCGCCATGCAGCGCTTCCACCTGTCGATGGCCCGCCAGAACCCGGAGCTCCTCGCCGAAGCCCTGCGCGAGCGTCCCGAGCCGCCCGACGACTCCCAGTGGGCCATGTTCGTCCGCAACCACGACGAGCTGACCCTGGACAAGCTGACCGAGGCGCAGAAGCAGGAGGTCTTCGAGGCGTTCGGCCCCGACAAGGACATGCAGCTCTACGATCGGGGCCTGCGCCGCCGGCTCCCCCCGATGCTCGGCGGCGACCAGCGGCGTCTCAAGCTGGCCTACAGCGTCCTGTTCTCCCTGCCGGGCACGCCGGTGCTCTTCTACGGCGAGGAGATCGGGCTCGGCGAGAACCTGGAGGGTGAGGGCCGGATGGCGGTCCGGATCCCGATGCAGTGGTCTGCCTCCGGCGGTTTCTCCCCCGACCCGAAGACCGCTGTCCCGGCCCCCACGGGCGAGTTCGGCCCGCGGAACGTCAACGTGCACGACCAGCGCCGTGACCCCGACTCGCTGCTCAAGTGGATCATGTTGCTGATCGAGCGCTACCGGGAGTCGCCCGAGCTCGCCTGGGGCCGTTACGAGGTGCTGGACGCCGGCGACGAGGCCGTGCTCGCGCACCGCGCCGACGCCGACGGCGGCACCGTGATCGCCGTCCACAACTTCGCCGACCGGAAGGCGAAGGTGGAACTCGTGCTGGACGGCCTCGGCCACTGCGACGTGCTGACCGACCTGCTGGTGGACGGCAGTCTCGACCTGCCCTCGGACGGGCGGGTGACCTTCGGGCTTGAGCCGTACGGCACCCGCTGGCTGCGCGCCGCCGTACCGGATGAGCCCCTGGAGGACAGCTCCGCCAAGAGCGGCTAG
- the secD gene encoding protein translocase subunit SecD — MSRAPVVRAIAAFAVVAISLLVALTIPPRLGLDLRGGTQIVLETRDSPTVKADAEATDRTLEVLRRRADALGVADAPLARSGERRIIVELPGVQDPAQAAEVIGRTAQLTFHPVVALADATTRAGAGERIIPDEDGARLVIGPAGLTGDGVGDARAGTDPQRGGGWYVTVDLRDGGRQAWAGLTGKAACHPVGDPKRRVAIVLDSKVIVSPQVNEDVACDVGLPGDSTQITGSFTAEEAQDLAVLIKGGSLPVPVEIVEQRTVGPTLGAAAITASAEAAVIGVLLTALFITVTYRLVGFLATIALACYALVSYAALVALGATLTLPGLAGFVLAIGMAVDANVLVFERAREEYAAVPKLRPALEKGFRNAWSAVADSNVTTLLAAGLLFFLASGPVRGFGVTLSIGVVASLVTAMVVTRVLAEWAVSRRPVAGRPALTGLSGIGRVRTWLNARTPDLMRHRTAYLVVTCVLVAAAVAGVAVRGLGLGVEFTGGRLVEYSTAVPMTADTARELVGGAGFPNATVQAAGTDISVRTGQLDADGLERIETALESRAGQITKERDELIGPSMGDELRRNALVALGVALAAQLAYLAFRFRWTFGLATVLALVADAAIVLGAFAWLGKPVDGVFLAAMLTVIGYSVNDKVVVFDRVRELWGRRPGAPFAEVTGAAILQTVPRTVNTGLGALFILGALTVLGGDSLADFAVALLIGIVTGTLSSALVAAPLAIVFERRSSAPPPRPGPGRAAGRREGSGAVV, encoded by the coding sequence ATGTCGCGTGCCCCCGTGGTGCGCGCGATAGCGGCGTTCGCCGTTGTCGCCATCTCCCTTCTCGTAGCGTTGACCATTCCACCGCGCCTCGGACTCGACCTGCGCGGCGGCACCCAGATCGTCCTGGAGACCAGGGACTCCCCGACCGTCAAGGCCGATGCCGAGGCCACCGACCGCACCCTTGAGGTGCTCCGCCGCCGGGCCGACGCCCTGGGCGTGGCCGACGCACCGCTGGCCCGTTCCGGTGAGCGCCGCATCATCGTGGAACTGCCCGGCGTGCAGGACCCGGCCCAGGCCGCCGAGGTCATCGGCAGGACCGCCCAGCTCACCTTCCACCCCGTCGTCGCCCTGGCCGACGCGACGACCAGAGCCGGGGCGGGTGAGCGGATCATCCCCGACGAGGACGGCGCCAGGCTGGTCATCGGCCCGGCCGGGCTCACCGGGGACGGTGTCGGCGACGCCCGGGCCGGGACCGACCCGCAGCGGGGCGGCGGCTGGTACGTCACCGTGGACCTCCGTGACGGGGGCCGCCAGGCGTGGGCCGGGCTGACCGGCAAGGCCGCGTGCCACCCGGTGGGCGACCCGAAACGGCGGGTCGCCATCGTGCTCGACTCCAAGGTCATCGTCTCGCCGCAGGTGAACGAGGACGTGGCCTGCGACGTGGGACTGCCGGGCGACTCCACCCAGATCACCGGCTCCTTCACCGCCGAGGAGGCGCAGGACCTGGCCGTGCTCATCAAGGGCGGCTCGCTGCCGGTGCCCGTCGAGATCGTCGAGCAGCGGACCGTCGGCCCGACGCTCGGCGCCGCCGCGATCACGGCCAGCGCCGAGGCGGCCGTGATCGGCGTGCTGCTGACCGCGCTGTTCATCACCGTGACCTACCGGTTGGTGGGGTTCCTCGCCACCATCGCCCTGGCCTGTTACGCGCTCGTCTCCTACGCGGCGCTGGTGGCGCTCGGCGCCACGCTCACCCTGCCGGGCCTGGCGGGCTTCGTGCTCGCGATCGGCATGGCGGTGGACGCCAACGTGCTGGTCTTCGAGCGGGCCAGGGAGGAGTACGCCGCCGTGCCGAAACTCCGGCCCGCGCTGGAGAAGGGCTTCCGCAACGCCTGGAGCGCGGTGGCCGACTCCAATGTCACCACCCTGCTCGCGGCCGGACTGCTGTTCTTCCTCGCCTCGGGGCCGGTGCGCGGTTTCGGCGTCACCCTGAGCATCGGCGTGGTCGCCTCGCTGGTCACCGCGATGGTCGTCACCCGGGTGCTGGCCGAATGGGCGGTGTCGCGGCGGCCGGTGGCCGGGCGGCCCGCCCTGACCGGCCTGTCCGGCATCGGGCGCGTCCGGACCTGGCTGAACGCGCGCACGCCCGACCTGATGCGCCACCGGACGGCCTATCTCGTGGTCACGTGCGTGCTGGTGGCCGCCGCCGTGGCCGGGGTGGCGGTACGGGGGCTCGGCCTCGGGGTCGAGTTCACCGGCGGCAGGCTGGTGGAGTACTCCACCGCCGTCCCGATGACCGCCGACACCGCCCGCGAACTGGTCGGCGGGGCCGGGTTCCCGAATGCGACGGTGCAGGCCGCCGGCACGGACATCTCCGTGCGGACCGGTCAGCTCGACGCCGACGGGCTGGAGCGGATCGAGACGGCGCTGGAGAGCCGGGCCGGGCAGATCACCAAGGAACGCGACGAGCTCATCGGCCCGAGCATGGGTGACGAACTGCGCCGCAACGCGCTGGTGGCGCTGGGTGTCGCGCTCGCGGCGCAGCTCGCCTATCTGGCCTTCCGGTTCCGCTGGACGTTCGGCCTGGCGACGGTGCTGGCCCTGGTCGCGGACGCGGCGATCGTGCTCGGCGCGTTCGCGTGGCTGGGCAAGCCGGTGGACGGGGTGTTCCTGGCCGCGATGCTCACCGTGATCGGCTACTCGGTCAACGACAAGGTCGTGGTCTTCGACCGCGTCCGCGAGTTGTGGGGGCGGCGCCCCGGGGCGCCCTTCGCGGAGGTGACCGGCGCCGCGATCCTGCAGACCGTGCCCCGTACGGTGAACACGGGCCTGGGCGCGCTGTTCATCCTGGGCGCGCTGACCGTGCTCGGCGGCGACTCACTGGCCGACTTCGCGGTGGCACTGCTGATCGGCATCGTCACCGGCACGCTGTCCTCGGCGCTGGTCGCGGCGCCGCTGGCGATCGTGTTCGAGAGGCGCAGTTCGGCGCCGCCGCCACGGCCCGGCCCCGGGCGCGCGGCGGGACGGCGCGAGGGGTCGGGGGCGGTGGTCTGA
- a CDS encoding EF-hand domain-containing protein, with amino-acid sequence MADDYATTFRIIDVDGDGLISATEMTRLMEVLGQPITPEAAEAAIARIDLDGDGLISLEEFGGYLG; translated from the coding sequence GTGGCGGACGACTACGCGACGACTTTCAGGATTATCGACGTCGACGGTGACGGCCTGATCTCGGCTACCGAGATGACGCGTCTCATGGAGGTGCTCGGCCAGCCGATCACCCCCGAGGCCGCCGAGGCCGCCATCGCCAGGATCGACCTGGACGGCGACGGGCTGATCTCCCTGGAGGAGTTCGGCGGCTACCTCGGATAG
- a CDS encoding L,D-transpeptidase family protein, with amino-acid sequence MRRTVQCFLAANMVLALTAFLPFDMERTGMAAQRYSGPAAAHSRPAAGPPQLPTLQLGDKGALIHEVQVRLDRLGFSPGPLGSEYGPGLRAAVWAFQKANGLPPVDQVDPATWRALDHPDRVRPLVRSGEPDRVEIDLRRQLLTAWQDGKPAIVSHISTGTGKHYCKNGHCGIAVTPVGDFRAWWRTAGWTKGPLGEQFYTVYFNGGIGFHGSEVVPRHPASHGCIRVPLHNARPLFEMVQTGEPVYVR; translated from the coding sequence ATGCGAAGAACTGTCCAGTGCTTCCTGGCCGCGAACATGGTCCTCGCGCTGACCGCGTTCCTGCCGTTCGACATGGAGCGCACCGGTATGGCGGCCCAGCGGTATTCCGGGCCCGCCGCGGCTCATTCCCGGCCCGCCGCCGGACCGCCGCAGCTTCCCACCCTGCAACTCGGCGACAAGGGGGCCCTGATCCACGAGGTCCAGGTCCGTCTCGACCGGCTGGGTTTCAGTCCGGGACCGCTCGGCTCCGAGTACGGCCCCGGGCTGCGCGCGGCCGTGTGGGCCTTCCAGAAGGCCAACGGGCTGCCCCCCGTCGACCAGGTGGACCCCGCGACCTGGCGTGCGCTCGATCACCCGGACCGCGTCAGGCCCCTGGTGCGCTCCGGGGAGCCCGACCGGGTGGAGATCGACCTGCGCCGCCAACTGCTCACCGCGTGGCAGGACGGCAAGCCCGCGATCGTCTCCCACATCTCGACCGGCACGGGTAAGCACTACTGCAAGAACGGTCACTGCGGGATCGCCGTCACCCCGGTCGGTGACTTCCGCGCCTGGTGGCGGACGGCGGGATGGACCAAGGGCCCACTGGGCGAACAGTTCTACACCGTCTACTTCAACGGCGGCATCGGCTTCCACGGCTCCGAAGTGGTCCCCAGACATCCCGCGTCCCACGGGTGCATCCGTGTCCCGCTGCACAACGCCCGGCCGCTTTTCGAGATGGTCCAGACGGGGGAGCCGGTCTACGTCCGCTGA